From Sulfuracidifex tepidarius, one genomic window encodes:
- the trxA gene encoding thioredoxin yields the protein MTQEEKDPELEKLLNEKIKDISSKAKGEVEHLDTNSFDAFIKGHKVAVVDFWAEWCAPCLMLAPIVEELASDYPQVGFGKLNSDESPDIAGRYGVFSLPTILFFKDGEPVDEVVGAVPREEIERKLKLILGGM from the coding sequence ATGACGCAGGAAGAAAAGGATCCAGAACTGGAGAAATTACTCAACGAAAAGATAAAAGATATTTCAAGCAAGGCTAAAGGTGAGGTTGAACATCTGGATACAAATAGCTTTGATGCGTTCATTAAAGGACATAAGGTAGCTGTCGTTGATTTCTGGGCTGAATGGTGTGCTCCTTGTTTAATGTTGGCTCCAATTGTGGAGGAATTAGCATCAGACTATCCTCAAGTGGGCTTCGGAAAGCTTAACTCGGACGAGAGCCCTGACATTGCTGGAAGGTATGGTGTATTCAGCTTGCCGACTATTCTATTCTTCAAGGATGGAGAGCCGGTAGACGAAGTAGTAGGAGCAGTTCCTCGTGAGGAGATCGAGAGGAAGTTGAAGCTAATCTTAGGTGGAATGTAA
- a CDS encoding CBS domain-containing protein — translation MIIETIKVANKNPIFISRNSTIREAAKKMRENNISSLIVEGENHEVIGILTERDITRAVGNRDVDKPVESYSTKQLKGIVEDAPIEDALLIMVENGIRHLPVMDKDTGKIKGITSIRDLVNSILDTHFLQYGKRADEVKTSGVTCPVCGAEIDEYGYCNCGTGSG, via the coding sequence ATGATAATAGAGACAATAAAGGTAGCAAATAAGAATCCTATCTTCATCAGCAGAAATTCCACTATAAGGGAGGCTGCTAAGAAAATGAGGGAAAACAACATAAGCTCTTTGATAGTAGAAGGGGAGAACCACGAAGTTATTGGTATACTGACTGAAAGGGACATCACGAGAGCTGTAGGGAACAGAGACGTAGATAAGCCAGTAGAATCTTACTCTACAAAACAGTTGAAAGGAATCGTAGAAGATGCGCCCATAGAGGACGCTTTATTAATAATGGTAGAGAACGGAATAAGACATCTACCAGTAATGGATAAGGATACAGGTAAAATAAAGGGAATAACTTCTATCAGGGATCTAGTGAACTCCATTTTAGATACCCACTTCCTTCAGTACGGAAAGAGGGCAGATGAAGTAAAGACGAGCGGAGTGACTTGTCCTGTCTGTGGAGCTGAAATAGACGAATACGGTTATTGTAATTGTGGTACTGGTTCAGGCTAA
- a CDS encoding NAD(P)/FAD-dependent oxidoreductase: MYKLAVIGGGVTGLWAAFMGGDNTVVLEKEKTVGSNSLSSLWSIMPPLCGDMEEECIRAEKDYQDICSDLGIFCKDTHILKLDGFTGKGRQIEKNEIRTFEPQINAEHAELFENGMFIEGNEFFTRMEDSLNIDKGTVVTKVNSEGNFIKSLETNKGEIKAEKYIFATGYLTKALLDLDVSLFKGHLIKTRRIGLNGIVIYKGRIAVEGRELYLNGDSTKTDDTSVNYESVNETISIFSSILRIDVQNLTVSTGFRTVSSDGRPLVRKVFENGVAITGFKFGFALAPVLAREGVKLLNIR, from the coding sequence ATGTACAAACTCGCAGTAATAGGAGGAGGCGTAACTGGGTTATGGGCAGCATTCATGGGAGGAGATAACACAGTAGTGCTAGAAAAGGAAAAGACCGTAGGGAGCAACTCCCTTTCTAGCCTTTGGTCTATAATGCCTCCCCTATGCGGAGACATGGAGGAGGAATGCATAAGAGCAGAAAAGGATTACCAAGATATTTGTTCAGATTTAGGTATTTTTTGTAAAGATACACATATTCTGAAGCTAGATGGGTTTACGGGAAAAGGAAGGCAGATAGAAAAGAACGAAATCAGAACTTTCGAACCTCAGATCAATGCTGAACACGCTGAGTTATTTGAAAATGGTATGTTCATAGAAGGAAATGAGTTCTTCACAAGAATGGAAGACAGCTTGAACATAGACAAGGGGACAGTAGTTACAAAGGTAAACTCTGAAGGAAATTTCATCAAGTCACTAGAGACAAATAAAGGTGAGATAAAGGCTGAAAAATACATCTTCGCAACGGGTTACCTCACTAAGGCACTTCTAGACCTGGATGTCTCGCTTTTTAAAGGCCATCTGATCAAGACAAGACGAATAGGGCTTAACGGAATTGTGATCTACAAAGGTAGAATAGCAGTAGAAGGGAGAGAATTGTACCTGAATGGTGATTCCACGAAGACTGATGATACATCAGTTAACTATGAATCTGTAAATGAGACAATATCAATTTTTTCAAGTATACTTAGAATTGATGTACAAAACTTGACAGTCTCCACTGGTTTCAGGACAGTCTCAAGTGACGGAAGACCATTGGTTAGAAAAGTGTTCGAGAACGGTGTGGCAATCACCGGGTTTAAATTCGGCTTTGCCCTAGCGCCCGTGCTGGCTAGAGAGGGAGTGAAGCTACTAAACATAAGGTGA
- a CDS encoding metallophosphoesterase family protein, whose amino-acid sequence MIFFRKKEKTGDKDSGKPIKLLFSSDLHASYVVYRKFLNAGKMYSVDVLVIGGDLAGKSLKPIVDLGNNKYEIDGVTYDEQGVNKMKKDMENLGIYYVVMSKEELEDAKANPKKQDEYFKLAITRTLREWIGIAEEKYKGLDVPIFVNLGNDDPEYMFDVLKEGERFKVGEKEIFDLHGHEFFSYGYVNPTPWHTFREKTEEEIYKELKQITDKLTNPHSAIYNIHAPPYMTNLDNAPLLDDNLRPIVKGGEIQLTHVGSTSIRKIIEETSPLIGLHGHVHESRGFDRIGGSLVLNPGSEYNSGILHSYLVIIKPDEVQAYQFISG is encoded by the coding sequence GTGATCTTCTTCAGGAAGAAAGAAAAGACAGGGGATAAAGATAGTGGTAAACCGATAAAGTTGCTGTTTTCCTCTGATCTTCATGCTTCCTATGTTGTGTACAGGAAATTTCTTAACGCAGGTAAAATGTACTCTGTTGACGTGCTAGTCATAGGCGGAGACCTCGCAGGAAAAAGCCTCAAACCTATAGTGGATCTAGGAAACAACAAATACGAAATAGACGGAGTTACCTACGACGAGCAGGGAGTGAACAAAATGAAGAAGGACATGGAGAACCTGGGAATATATTACGTTGTCATGAGCAAGGAGGAACTGGAAGACGCTAAGGCAAATCCGAAGAAACAGGACGAATATTTCAAGTTAGCCATAACTAGGACTCTCAGAGAATGGATAGGAATAGCAGAGGAGAAATACAAGGGGCTAGACGTTCCGATTTTCGTTAATTTAGGCAACGACGATCCAGAATACATGTTCGATGTGCTGAAGGAAGGAGAGAGATTCAAGGTAGGCGAGAAGGAGATCTTTGACCTTCACGGACACGAATTCTTCTCCTATGGATACGTGAACCCCACACCTTGGCATACTTTCAGGGAGAAGACGGAGGAGGAGATCTACAAGGAATTAAAACAGATCACGGATAAACTCACAAATCCCCATTCTGCAATATATAACATACATGCACCCCCTTACATGACAAACTTGGACAATGCCCCTCTCCTTGATGATAACCTGAGACCCATAGTTAAAGGAGGAGAAATACAGCTAACCCACGTAGGCTCTACCTCTATAAGGAAGATAATAGAGGAGACTTCTCCTCTGATAGGGCTACACGGCCACGTTCACGAATCGAGAGGTTTCGATAGGATTGGTGGGTCTCTGGTTCTCAACCCGGGAAGCGAGTATAACTCTGGAATATTGCATAGTTACCTTGTTATTATAAAGCCTGATGAAGTTCAGGCATACCAGTTTATTTCTGGTTAA
- a CDS encoding 2,3-diphosphoglycerate-dependent phosphoglycerate mutase, whose product MGLIIVMIRHGQSVSNVNRILSHDLNVYPLTDEGREQAKRAGREVARLSPKKIFTSPILRAYQTATIVGEVTGLIPIVDDRLKERYLGELNNKQFEPSEHWKLKLIRKEIEIKGIENWDLLRKRMMEFVSDLRKTEEGVIIAVSHSDPIRAVISDLLDMDDVSAWGIKIPNASLTTISCEDECKILTIGTPFLTQQALDKLKDKVQIAQ is encoded by the coding sequence ATGGGATTAATTATTGTGATGATACGGCACGGGCAGAGCGTATCTAATGTTAATAGGATACTTAGTCACGACTTGAACGTCTATCCCCTGACCGATGAAGGAAGGGAACAGGCTAAAAGGGCTGGGAGAGAGGTCGCAAGACTCTCTCCGAAGAAGATATTCACAAGCCCGATATTGAGAGCTTACCAGACTGCAACGATAGTAGGTGAAGTCACGGGATTAATACCTATTGTAGACGACAGGTTAAAGGAAAGATATTTAGGAGAGTTGAATAATAAGCAATTTGAGCCAAGTGAGCATTGGAAACTTAAATTAATTAGAAAAGAAATAGAAATAAAAGGGATCGAAAACTGGGATCTTCTGAGGAAAAGGATGATGGAGTTCGTTAGTGATCTTAGGAAAACTGAAGAAGGAGTGATAATAGCTGTAAGCCACTCTGACCCCATAAGGGCTGTGATCTCCGACTTACTTGACATGGACGACGTTTCTGCTTGGGGAATAAAGATCCCTAACGCTAGCCTCACTACGATCAGTTGCGAGGATGAATGTAAGATTTTGACTATAGGAACTCCATTCTTGACTCAACAAGCCCTAGATAAGCTCAAAGATAAGGTTCAAATCGCTCAATGA
- a CDS encoding D-aminoacyl-tRNA deacylase, which translates to MVEIGISLQDQVGKTVKKLGYSFLELEGDVTEFKYDGNEPLIVLCRHESSSGKPSLTVHYPGNPSEKTMGGRPETLGFSYPSLGTSIYKEIVKIDYEIDKVFEATHHGPTIDIPVVFVEVGSSEEMWKNETLVKSLVEAVLRGIENMKTCEEVVVGLGGPHYAYQFSSITKDSCLGHVISKHYVKSIKDDVIRQSVLRSRDKTTKVIFNDLSQKLRSKIQESLSDLNLIFELI; encoded by the coding sequence ATGGTAGAAATCGGGATTTCACTACAAGACCAAGTGGGAAAGACTGTCAAGAAATTAGGCTACTCTTTCCTGGAACTTGAGGGAGACGTAACGGAGTTTAAATACGATGGGAATGAACCTCTGATAGTTTTATGCAGGCATGAAAGCTCATCTGGTAAACCTTCCTTGACAGTTCATTACCCAGGAAACCCGTCCGAAAAGACGATGGGAGGACGACCTGAAACTCTCGGTTTTTCATACCCAAGTTTAGGGACATCAATATACAAGGAGATTGTCAAGATTGATTACGAAATTGATAAGGTATTCGAGGCCACTCATCACGGACCTACGATCGATATTCCCGTGGTATTCGTTGAGGTAGGAAGTTCAGAAGAGATGTGGAAAAACGAGACCCTTGTGAAGAGTCTGGTAGAAGCAGTCCTCAGGGGGATAGAAAACATGAAAACGTGCGAGGAAGTAGTTGTTGGCCTTGGAGGACCACACTACGCATACCAATTTTCTTCTATTACAAAAGATTCTTGTCTAGGCCACGTGATCTCCAAGCATTATGTGAAATCCATAAAGGACGACGTAATAAGACAGTCAGTCCTCAGGTCTAGAGATAAGACTACTAAGGTGATCTTTAACGACTTAAGCCAAAAATTAAGGTCTAAAATCCAGGAATCATTGAGCGATTTGAACCTTATCTTTGAGCTTATCTAG
- a CDS encoding NAD(P)/FAD-dependent oxidoreductase, with protein MKVLILGAGYGGLTVAHRLKEYLGEDIEITVVSKSRSIYENTIFPAILTNDVKVEDTVFDGLEVMRRKGNLFVEAEVKDVNLQSKEVKTSKGTFDYDYLVLALGGGYEENFNKISGHEHAFMHHPLSDFLKIKEKLASMDEINAVIGNYTGSPIEGPSYQLALIVRNEINRRGIKGKVTLVTQSPNGVFGMLPVKEISERANRLFEENGIELVKGDSIVEVRKDKVVTRNGKEIGSNFVSILPKLSVPSLLRETSIVNERGYVEVEFPSFRTKRFHDVFAIGDLAEGMIPARTARGAMIAGENVSSTLAKEIKGVEKPLYKQGIICMFHGGEVAGMLRFDVKDKPHVSLLVNPVFSKLKIMYSRMLVATGFNVPYHAAPFF; from the coding sequence ATGAAAGTTCTGATTCTGGGAGCCGGATATGGAGGGCTCACCGTAGCTCACAGATTGAAAGAATACCTAGGAGAGGATATCGAGATAACAGTCGTTTCTAAGAGTAGGTCAATCTATGAGAACACTATATTTCCAGCTATTCTTACTAATGACGTTAAGGTAGAGGATACCGTATTCGACGGACTTGAAGTAATGAGACGAAAAGGAAACCTCTTCGTCGAGGCAGAAGTGAAAGACGTTAATCTGCAGTCAAAGGAAGTGAAGACGAGTAAGGGGACATTCGATTACGATTATCTCGTTTTAGCTTTAGGAGGAGGATATGAAGAGAATTTCAATAAGATAAGCGGGCATGAACACGCTTTCATGCACCATCCATTATCAGACTTCTTAAAAATAAAAGAGAAACTCGCTTCTATGGATGAAATAAACGCAGTGATAGGAAACTATACGGGGAGCCCGATAGAAGGTCCTTCTTATCAACTAGCCCTGATCGTCAGGAACGAAATCAACAGGAGGGGCATTAAAGGAAAGGTTACCTTAGTTACACAGAGCCCCAATGGTGTCTTCGGTATGTTACCCGTTAAGGAAATATCAGAGAGAGCCAATAGACTCTTCGAGGAAAACGGGATAGAGTTGGTGAAGGGTGACTCAATCGTTGAGGTTAGAAAAGATAAGGTGGTTACAAGGAACGGAAAAGAGATAGGCTCCAATTTCGTCTCCATCCTACCCAAACTTTCTGTACCATCACTACTGAGGGAAACTTCGATAGTAAACGAAAGAGGTTATGTAGAGGTAGAGTTTCCCTCATTTAGGACTAAGAGGTTCCACGATGTTTTTGCCATAGGAGATCTAGCCGAAGGTATGATACCAGCTAGAACAGCTAGAGGAGCCATGATTGCTGGGGAGAACGTTTCCTCTACACTGGCTAAAGAAATCAAGGGAGTAGAAAAGCCTCTCTACAAACAAGGAATAATATGCATGTTCCATGGAGGAGAAGTAGCCGGAATGCTCAGGTTTGACGTCAAAGATAAGCCTCATGTGAGCCTCTTAGTTAACCCTGTTTTCAGTAAGCTAAAAATTATGTATAGCAGAATGTTAGTTGCCACAGGATTTAACGTACCTTATCACGCTGCACCTTTCTTTTAA